The Palaemon carinicauda isolate YSFRI2023 chromosome 33, ASM3689809v2, whole genome shotgun sequence genome contains a region encoding:
- the LOC137626202 gene encoding uncharacterized protein produces the protein MKKVFLVQDEFLQGIASIRDSIFKIVEDGALAALLATSSLSRNIRRWRQQTSCALPIPSARFGFDIPLEYSKLESGDTFLQYDSGVEDEERILIFASSTGLDDLVKYSNWAGDGTFKVCPSIYYQLYTIHIQIGQFSVPRVFALLPDKKEATYDRLFSPLNTLRPEIHPELYMIDFEKAAINSLTSKFPDLNVCSCLFHCSQNLYRKIVELGFKVQYNTDEEFCLKIKCFTALAFLPVADVIDAYEELADDDSLPQEFVSYFEVTYIGPKRGRGSRRHRLSPLFSIDVWNVSERILAGMTRTNNSLEGCHNAIQNSIACHHPNIWKLISALKLEAILAQKKIDFDRE, from the coding sequence GATGGTGCATTGGCTGCACTGCTAGCCACCTCAAGTTTATCCAGAAATATTCGGCGGTGGCGGCAACAAACAAGTTGTGCTCTGCCTATTCCATCAGCAAGATTTGGTTTTGATATCCCGCTAGAGTACAGCAAATTAGAATCCGGAGATACTTTTTTGCAATATGATTCTGgcgtagaagatgaagaaagaatatTGATATTTGCTTCATCAACAGGACTTGATGATTTAGTTAAATATTCTAACTGGGCTGGCGATGGTACTTTCAAGGTTTGCCCATCCATCTATTATCAGCTATACACAATCCACATTCAAATTGGCCAATTTAGTGTACCTCGTGTGTTTGCCCTGTTACCTGACAAGAAAGAAGCAACTTATGATCGGTTGTTTTCTCCGCTAAATACTCTTCGCCCTGAAATTCACCCTGAATTGTATATGATAGACTTTGAAAAGGCTGCTATAAATAGTCTTACTTCAAAATTTCCTGACTTAAATGTTTGTAGCTGTTTATTCCATTGTTCACAAAACCTCTACCGAAAAATTGTTGAACTGGGATTTAAGGTCCAATATAACACTGATGAAGAATTTTGTCTAAAGATAAAATGTTTCACAGCACTCGCATTTTTGCCAGTGGCTGATGTAATAGATGCATACGAAGAATTGGCTGATGACGATAGTTTGCCACAGGAATTTGTGTCATATTTTGAAGTGACATACATAGGACCCAAAAGAGGAAGAGGGTCACGAAGACATCGCCTATCTCCATTATTTTCAATTGATGTATGGAATGTATCAGAAAGAATTTTAGCTGGTATGACGCGAACTAATAATAGCCTTGAAGGTTGTCATAATGCAATACAAAATTCAATAGCATGCCATCATCCAAATATCTGGAAATTGATCAGTGCACTAAAGTTGGAGGCTATTTTGGCTCAGAAGAAAATTGATTTTGACCGGGAGTAG